From Aggregicoccus sp. 17bor-14, the proteins below share one genomic window:
- a CDS encoding penicillin acylase family protein gives MRSRDAKAEVPQSWRDRSRRAGGALLALTLALAGCSDDKKGDETPPPSTTPRYSAKLTRTSHGIPHITADSWGNAGFGQGYAFAEDHACILADQVLKVRGERARFMGAGELNANVASDFVHLALDLRSRATAALQAQPPEVHDFIDGYIAGYNQYLKDVGGPPGVKGWCAGKEWVRAIDEQDLMAHLLSLSLAASSTQFVSNIAAAVPPGTSGAGVRIDPVPLSSEKALASNGWAIGAERSASGKGMVVGNPHFPWEGELRLWESHLTIPGQLNIYGVSLMGTPGVLIGFNEHVAWTHTFSSGQRFSIYALPLIPGHPTQYLYNGAPRDMVKKTFGITVLQPDGSQLPLSRDIWFSHYGPIISPFGVEWNSSFALTYRDANLDNKVFINQFLAMDRAKSLQEFQQAYSSVQGIPWVNTMATDRDGNVWYADASATPNHSAAALDRWRRIVQNDSPPASPLNPLIATLAGAGLIAFDGSDPANEWVEAPGARDPGLVPFAGVPQLSRRDFVFNANDSHWLANPAAPLTGFSPLQGLSRVPQSLRTRMNLTLLTEQKSGGASGADGNFTLDELKGAILSNRSMSEELVRADVVQRCKARPTGGEARTDMSAACKVLESWDGRFDADSKGAVLWREFSVALSRSEPTRAGTFFAVDFNPDQPITTPNTLTPAPASGPDPVLTALETAVARLQQGGKAPDVALKDAQYHLRGTTRFGLHGGLGRDGVANVVTYRKSKTSADPTTPQGPILDAVSGLTTDGYVVNYGTSFLMAMEFTDAGPHAEAFLTYGENEDPASPFYSDQLQLFTQKQWRPIRYTDADIAADPARTEKTVTGG, from the coding sequence ATGCGCTCGAGAGACGCGAAGGCCGAGGTGCCGCAGTCCTGGCGAGACCGCAGTCGGAGGGCGGGCGGCGCGCTGCTCGCGCTCACGCTCGCGCTGGCCGGCTGCAGCGACGACAAGAAGGGCGACGAGACGCCGCCGCCCAGCACCACGCCGCGCTACAGCGCCAAGCTGACGCGCACCTCGCACGGCATCCCCCACATCACCGCGGACAGCTGGGGCAACGCGGGCTTCGGCCAGGGCTACGCCTTCGCCGAGGACCACGCCTGCATCCTCGCGGACCAGGTGCTCAAGGTGCGCGGCGAGCGCGCGCGCTTCATGGGCGCAGGCGAGCTCAACGCGAACGTGGCGAGCGACTTCGTGCACCTCGCGCTGGACCTGCGCTCGCGCGCCACCGCGGCGCTGCAGGCCCAGCCGCCCGAGGTGCACGACTTCATCGACGGCTACATCGCCGGCTACAACCAGTACCTCAAGGATGTGGGCGGCCCTCCGGGCGTGAAGGGCTGGTGTGCTGGCAAGGAGTGGGTGCGCGCCATCGACGAGCAGGACCTGATGGCCCACCTGCTCTCGCTCTCGCTCGCTGCGAGCAGCACCCAGTTCGTCAGCAACATCGCGGCCGCCGTGCCCCCGGGAACGAGCGGCGCGGGCGTGCGCATCGACCCGGTGCCGCTCTCGAGCGAGAAGGCGCTCGCGAGCAACGGCTGGGCCATCGGCGCGGAGCGCTCGGCGAGCGGCAAGGGCATGGTGGTGGGCAACCCCCACTTCCCCTGGGAGGGCGAGCTGCGGCTCTGGGAGAGCCACCTCACCATCCCCGGCCAGCTCAACATCTACGGGGTGAGCCTCATGGGCACGCCGGGCGTGCTCATCGGCTTCAACGAGCACGTGGCCTGGACGCACACCTTCTCCAGCGGCCAGCGCTTCAGCATCTACGCGCTGCCGCTCATTCCGGGCCACCCCACGCAGTACCTGTACAACGGCGCTCCGCGCGACATGGTGAAGAAGACCTTCGGCATCACCGTGCTGCAGCCGGACGGCAGCCAGCTGCCGCTCAGCCGCGACATCTGGTTCAGCCACTACGGGCCCATCATCAGCCCCTTCGGCGTGGAGTGGAACAGCAGCTTCGCGCTCACCTACCGGGACGCGAACCTGGACAACAAGGTGTTCATCAACCAGTTCCTCGCGATGGACCGCGCGAAGAGCCTGCAGGAGTTCCAGCAGGCCTATTCCTCCGTGCAGGGCATCCCCTGGGTGAACACCATGGCCACCGACCGCGACGGCAACGTCTGGTACGCGGACGCCTCCGCCACGCCCAACCACTCCGCCGCGGCGCTCGACCGCTGGCGCCGCATCGTGCAGAACGACTCGCCGCCGGCCTCCCCGCTCAACCCCCTCATCGCCACGCTGGCGGGCGCGGGCCTCATCGCCTTCGACGGCAGCGACCCGGCCAACGAGTGGGTGGAGGCGCCCGGCGCGCGCGACCCGGGCCTCGTGCCCTTCGCGGGCGTGCCGCAGCTCTCGCGCCGCGACTTCGTCTTCAACGCGAACGACAGCCACTGGCTCGCGAACCCCGCCGCGCCCCTCACCGGCTTCAGCCCCCTGCAGGGACTCTCGCGCGTGCCGCAGAGCCTGCGCACCCGCATGAACCTCACCCTGCTCACCGAGCAGAAGTCGGGCGGGGCCTCGGGTGCGGACGGGAACTTCACCCTGGACGAGCTGAAGGGCGCCATCCTCAGCAACCGCAGCATGAGCGAGGAGCTGGTGCGCGCCGACGTGGTGCAGCGCTGCAAGGCCCGCCCCACGGGCGGTGAGGCGCGCACGGACATGTCCGCGGCCTGCAAGGTGCTCGAGAGCTGGGACGGGCGCTTCGATGCGGACAGCAAGGGCGCCGTGCTGTGGCGCGAGTTCAGCGTGGCCCTCTCGCGCAGCGAGCCCACGCGCGCGGGCACCTTCTTCGCGGTGGACTTCAACCCGGACCAGCCCATCACCACGCCCAACACCCTCACGCCCGCGCCCGCCTCGGGCCCGGACCCGGTGCTGACGGCGCTGGAGACGGCCGTGGCGCGCCTGCAGCAGGGCGGCAAGGCGCCGGACGTGGCGCTGAAGGACGCGCAGTACCACCTGCGCGGCACCACCCGCTTCGGCCTGCACGGCGGCCTCGGGCGCGACGGCGTGGCGAACGTGGTGACCTACCGCAAGTCCAAGACCTCGGCGGATCCCACCACGCCGCAGGGCCCCATCCTCGATGCGGTGAGCGGGCTCACCACGGACGGCTACGTCGTGAACTACGGCACCAGCTTCCTCATGGCCATGGAGTTCACCGACGCCGGGCCCCACGCGGAGGCCTTCCTCACCTACGGCGAGAACGAGGACCCCGCCTCTCCCTTCTACTCGGACCAGCTGCAGCTCTTCACCCAGAAGCAGTGGCGTCCCATCCGCTACACGGACGCGGACATCGCCGCGGACCCGGCGCGCACCGAGAAGACGGTGACGGGCGGCTAG